From Schizosaccharomyces pombe strain 972h- genome assembly, chromosome: II, the proteins below share one genomic window:
- the clc1 gene encoding clathrin light chain Clc1 — MSQFPALEDFDDGLVTAPVDDSKNNTDFLEREKLALGEDAGQFETPEDKDALLNFENDSEAEQTRFEQNFPPIDAEMQASGTFSAPKAPYMGQAEVHPPEDESGDPEPVRKWKEDQMKRIQERDESSKKLRESNIEKARKAIDDFYENFNDKRDKVIAKSRKEQEKLLEENESKSTGTTSWERILKLIDLSDKPEAHGRSTERFRELLISLAKDSNAPGAAGTTVSSSS; from the coding sequence ATGTCTCAATTTCCGGCTTTAGAAGACTTTGACGACGGTTTGGTTACCGCTCCTGTTGATGACtctaaaaataatactGATTTCTTGGAACGCGAAAAGTTGGCACTTGGAGAGGATGCTGGACAATTCGAAACACCGGAGGATAAAGACGCGTTgttgaattttgaaaatgattcGGAAGCTGAACAAACTAGATTTGAACAGAACTTTCCTCCCATAGATGCTGAAATGCAAGCCTCTGGTACCTTTTCCGCTCCGAAAGCTCCTTACATGGGTCAAGCCGAAGTTCATCCCCCTGAAGACGAAAGCGGTGACCCCGAACCCGTTCGCAAGTGGAAAGAGGATCAAATGAAAAGGATCCAAGAAAGAGATGAGTCTTCCAAAAAGTTGCGCGAATCTAATATCGAGAAGGCCCGCAAGGCtattgatgatttttatGAGAATTTTAATGATAAGAGAGATAAAGTCATTGCCAAGTCGAGAaaagaacaagaaaaactgttggaagaaaatgaaagcaAATCTACTGGAACTACGAGCTGGGAGCGTATCCTGAAGCTTATTGATTTATCCGATAAGCCTGAGGCTCATGGCCGCTCTACAGAACGCTTTCGTGAACTTCTCATCAGCCTTGCAAAAGATAGCAATGCTCCTGGTGCTGCCGGCACAACTGtatcctcttct